A genomic stretch from Theobroma cacao cultivar B97-61/B2 chromosome 4, Criollo_cocoa_genome_V2, whole genome shotgun sequence includes:
- the LOC108661608 gene encoding uncharacterized protein LOC108661608 produces MLYHTTWLIAKLDPIKYIFEKPSLSSRVARWQVLLFEYDIIYVSQKAIKGSAIADILAKRVEEDYEPMEFEFPDEDLMSVCLTSEEESKEKENWKIFLDGASNALGHGIGAVLVSPEEDHYPVIAKLNFYCTNNVAEYETCVMGLQAVIERKIHILEVYGGSALVIYQLRGEWETRDSKLIRYHKYVSKLIENFDKICFTHLPREENQMADALATLAAMFKVEEEVDEKPWYHDIVHYLKFQQYSEQSSENDKKTIRKLTMNFFLDGDILYKRSRNQVLLRYVDLAEAQKIVEEVHEGICGAHASGHMLAKQVMRVGYYWLTLETDYIDFARKCNKCQIYADRILTPANSLNVLTSPWPFSMLGMDVIGLITPKASNGHQFILVAIDYFTKWVEATSYANVT; encoded by the exons ATGCTATATCATACCACTTGGCTCATTGCGAAGTTGGATCCTATTAAATACATCTTCGAGAAACCATCCTTATCAAGCAGAGTGGCAAGATGGCAAGTGTTGTTGTTCGAATATGATATCATATATGTGTCCCAAAAAGCTATCAAAGGAAGTGCAATTGCTGATATTCTGGCGAAAAGGGTGGAGGAGGATTATGAACCCATGGAGTTTGAGTTCCCAGATGAGGACCTAATGTCGGTTTGTCTAACAAGTGAGGAAGAATCAAAGGAGAAAGAGAATTGGAAGATATTTTTAGATGGAGCTTCGAATGCCTTGGGGCATGGCATAGGGGCCGTGTTAGTGTCACCAGAAGAAGATCATTATCCCGTCATAGCTAAACTCAACTTCTATTGCACCAATAATGTGGCTGAATATGAAACTTGTGTCATGGGTCTTCAGGCAGTAATCGAGAGGAAAATTCACATTTTGGAAGTGTATGGGGGTTctgctttggttatttatcAGTTGCGAGGAGAATGGGAGACACGTGACTCAAAGTTAATCCGGTATCATAAGTATGTTTCAAAactgattgaaaattttgataagattTGCTTCACCCATTTGCCCCGAGAGGAGAACCAAATGGCTGATGCATTAGCCACGTTGGCAGCAATGTTCAAAGTTG AGGAAGAAGTAGACGAGAAACCGTGGTACCATGATATTGTGCATTATCTCAAGTTTCAGCAATATTCGGAGCAAAGCtcagaaaatgataagaaaaccattagaaagttGACAATGAATTTCTTCTTGGATGGGGACATCTTATACAAGAGGAGTAGGAATCAAGTGCTTTTGAGATATGTGGATTTAGCCGAAGCTCAAAAAATAGTTGAGGAAGTTCACGAGGGAATTTGTGGGGCACATGCAAGTGGGCATATGTTGGCAAAACAGGTCATGAGAGTAGGGTATTACTGGCTCACGTTGGAAACGGATTATATAGATTTCGCTCGAAAGTGTAACAAGTGTCAGATATACGCAGACAGAATCCTTACTCCTGCAAATTCACTGAATGTATTGACATCACCATGGCCATTCTCAATGTTGGGCATGGATGTGATTGGGTTAATAACCCCGAAGGCATCAAATGGGCATCAGTTTATTCTGGTGGCAATCGACTACTTCACTAAGTGGGTAGAAGCAACatcttatgctaatgtgaccTAG